Proteins co-encoded in one Bacillus paramycoides genomic window:
- a CDS encoding FtsK/SpoIIIE domain-containing protein: MKRNALTNIINKRNDDWQEVVYPQRKNKLLKYFFVIFILMLTVFFVKVSNSIPPLIIDIPVIHGYMSFNSFVDVLIVVLWVVSIYKSIRFYFDFVKGHKSWIANNLAYMIHSIKLFDETVVEVEEDGKKVKERIIERVIQIYFKEDNEKVYVRIARNGDRFTKEATNLGENLEATLGMELESINITVNYVDYAFLKYKDERINLASAISKSNDSDEIRITGNISYELHKVVHSLVVGGTGSGKSFFILGKIVSYLNLSPQADLRIVDPKKADLSLLRFVTGFEEKVATEANQICKMLREVVGLMEERYSEYFDNMSAFGKTYRDFNLPIVIVIFDEFSAFMHSVDKKIAKEALDYVFQIVMKGRQAGVMIEILMQRPSADDLPTNIRAQMGFKAGLGAMDSIGYNMIFDTNNVEYKTVTEKGGGYIQLDGIHTAPVYFETPYIDKDFDFIAEIEKLMGNQQMTDTPK, translated from the coding sequence ATGAAGCGAAATGCACTTACAAACATAATCAATAAAAGAAACGATGATTGGCAAGAGGTTGTATATCCACAAAGGAAAAATAAATTATTAAAATATTTCTTTGTAATATTCATCCTTATGCTGACGGTTTTCTTTGTGAAGGTGTCAAACTCTATCCCCCCACTAATAATTGATATTCCTGTGATTCATGGCTATATGAGTTTCAATAGCTTCGTTGATGTACTAATAGTAGTTCTTTGGGTGGTATCTATTTATAAAAGTATTAGATTCTACTTTGACTTTGTTAAGGGCCATAAGTCATGGATTGCTAATAATCTAGCCTATATGATTCATTCGATAAAATTGTTTGATGAAACTGTAGTTGAGGTTGAGGAAGATGGGAAAAAAGTAAAAGAACGAATAATTGAGAGAGTTATTCAAATTTATTTCAAAGAGGATAACGAAAAAGTATATGTACGAATAGCAAGAAATGGTGACCGATTTACAAAAGAAGCTACCAATCTTGGCGAAAACCTCGAAGCTACTTTAGGAATGGAACTAGAATCAATAAATATAACCGTTAACTATGTTGATTATGCTTTCTTAAAATATAAAGACGAACGAATTAACCTAGCTTCAGCAATAAGTAAATCAAATGATTCAGATGAAATTAGAATTACTGGAAATATATCTTACGAACTCCACAAGGTAGTACACTCACTTGTAGTCGGAGGGACTGGATCGGGCAAGTCGTTCTTTATTTTGGGAAAAATAGTTTCTTACTTGAATTTATCTCCTCAAGCTGATTTAAGAATTGTTGACCCTAAAAAAGCAGACTTGAGCCTTTTGCGTTTCGTTACGGGATTTGAAGAGAAAGTTGCTACAGAAGCCAATCAAATATGCAAAATGCTAAGAGAAGTCGTTGGATTAATGGAAGAACGTTATTCTGAATATTTCGATAATATGTCGGCTTTTGGTAAAACCTATAGGGACTTTAACTTGCCTATTGTCATTGTCATTTTTGATGAATTTTCAGCTTTTATGCATTCTGTAGATAAGAAAATTGCTAAAGAAGCTCTAGATTACGTTTTTCAAATCGTTATGAAAGGCAGACAAGCAGGCGTCATGATAGAAATACTTATGCAACGTCCTTCAGCAGATGACCTGCCTACGAATATAAGGGCACAGATGGGTTTTAAAGCAGGTTTAGGTGCTATGGACTCAATTGGCTATAACATGATATTTGATACCAATAACGTTGAATATAAGACGGTTACAGAGAAAGGTGGTGGATATATTCAACTGGATGGCATTCACACTGCCCCAGTCTATTTTGAAACTCCATATATAGACAAAGACTTTGACTTTATAGCAGAAATAGAAAAATTGATGGGAAATCAGCAAATGACGGATACCCCTAAATAA
- a CDS encoding peptidase produces the protein MGKLILKSSILHSLNDSENVELGDFRFDIKQFKVPTAMLVQKDGFSTRIEKEKNLNGELVETGKYAITFKVYDRPFIELVLQNGGTEIGSPITVVIEKQDSLPIFDDYEDGEFIPISFTGLKVKPKKVQKKTFVGQGKPMIDTWQYAELKIEADSYTIGEVHESKAK, from the coding sequence ATGGGAAAATTAATTTTAAAATCGTCAATATTACATTCTTTAAATGACTCGGAAAATGTTGAATTAGGTGATTTTCGCTTTGATATTAAACAATTTAAAGTTCCTACAGCAATGTTAGTGCAAAAAGATGGTTTTTCTACTCGAATTGAAAAAGAAAAGAATCTAAATGGTGAGCTAGTTGAAACAGGTAAGTATGCAATAACTTTTAAAGTTTACGATAGACCATTTATTGAGCTTGTATTACAAAATGGTGGTACTGAAATTGGCTCGCCTATTACTGTAGTTATTGAAAAACAAGATAGCCTACCTATCTTTGATGATTATGAAGATGGTGAATTTATTCCAATTTCTTTTACAGGTCTTAAAGTAAAACCTAAAAAGGTGCAAAAGAAAACATTTGTCGGACAAGGTAAGCCAATGATCGATACATGGCAGTATGCAGAACTTAAAATTGAAGCTGATAGTTACACTATTGGTGAAGTACATGAGTCAAAAGCGAAGTAA
- a CDS encoding replication initiation factor domain-containing protein — MSQKRSNQCLIDYLRCSIPNSGLPAVADEVLGIPISEFSSEIKGSPYPTYDMCISFANIKLHSSRSHSSVLIDMSGQACRQYEEYMSRVDGWHWYKFISVILEIQGKVSRIDLALDIFDDSTPSVKALQDYVKRGQLSTKSHKFIEINSGRILDGKLTGFTLYIGASPQILRIYDKKQERRDNADEVVNVEKWVRWELELTGNKAMQVALQISNGKPLNTIVKGILSAHYSFKTQPKSASDLHNKNRLPTMRWWQKFVDGIEAIPLKVKREKLTLKKKKNWVENATVKSISMLYESFRRVYGEKYAELYLKELIHMGKEKITESDQTLIEQRVLELMSEDEY; from the coding sequence ATGAGTCAAAAGCGAAGTAATCAGTGCTTAATTGATTACCTTCGTTGTTCAATTCCAAATAGTGGGTTGCCGGCAGTCGCTGATGAAGTTTTAGGAATCCCTATTTCTGAATTTTCTTCAGAGATTAAGGGGTCTCCATATCCCACTTATGATATGTGCATTAGCTTTGCGAATATAAAGCTTCATTCTTCACGAAGTCATAGTAGTGTTCTTATAGATATGTCTGGGCAAGCGTGTAGACAATATGAAGAATACATGTCGAGGGTTGATGGTTGGCATTGGTACAAATTTATATCAGTTATTTTAGAAATACAAGGTAAGGTATCAAGAATAGATTTGGCTTTAGATATTTTTGATGATTCTACTCCATCTGTAAAAGCGTTGCAGGATTATGTGAAACGAGGACAATTAAGTACGAAAAGTCATAAATTTATTGAAATAAATAGTGGTAGGATTCTTGATGGGAAATTGACCGGTTTTACATTGTATATTGGTGCATCTCCGCAAATATTACGAATCTATGATAAGAAACAAGAAAGAAGAGATAATGCAGATGAAGTTGTAAATGTTGAAAAGTGGGTCAGATGGGAACTAGAGCTGACCGGAAATAAAGCGATGCAAGTTGCTCTTCAAATATCGAATGGGAAACCACTTAATACTATAGTTAAAGGTATTTTATCAGCTCATTATAGTTTCAAGACACAACCTAAGAGTGCTAGTGATTTACATAATAAAAATAGACTTCCTACAATGAGATGGTGGCAAAAATTTGTAGATGGTATTGAGGCAATTCCCTTAAAAGTAAAGCGTGAAAAGCTCACTTTAAAGAAAAAGAAAAATTGGGTTGAAAATGCTACAGTAAAATCAATCAGTATGCTCTATGAGTCATTTAGGCGTGTATATGGTGAAAAATATGCTGAGCTTTATTTGAAAGAGTTAATACATATGGGGAAAGAAAAAATTACTGAGTCCGACCAAACATTAATTGAGCAACGTGTTTTAGAACTTATGAGTGAGGATGAATATTAG
- a CDS encoding DUF3173 domain-containing protein: protein MGTTICKDDLIRLGYKKYQAISLIRQAKAIMVQKGCPYYNNKRLGRVPRDVVESILGVSLITEMSNS, encoded by the coding sequence ATGGGTACAACAATATGTAAAGATGATTTAATTAGACTAGGATATAAGAAATATCAAGCTATTTCACTAATTAGGCAAGCAAAAGCAATCATGGTGCAAAAAGGTTGTCCGTATTATAACAACAAAAGACTAGGAAGAGTACCGAGGGATGTGGTTGAATCCATTTTAGGAGTTTCTCTTATAACAGAAATGAGTAATTCCTAA
- a CDS encoding tyrosine-type recombinase/integrase, translated as MKNRTQQTTKYPGVYVDDKGNFFYQSEFGIDRITGKRIRKKGRKDVNGKPFSSAFEANKELTRLKREYHKVNSYANYKMTYEQFMNTVYIPYYQTDVEESTFSIKQRILEKVRDRFASIPLRSISVEDVQNFRTWLLTSQENGGAGYAQSYASLIFGVFRKSLDKAVEMQYLEHNVSKKVKAIPKGKAIVPYWDKLEFQKVINQIYIGNFYEHLNFVMLWVYYMTGIRVNEGTALYWNDIDLTKKRIRVHHMLIMKNRTDWKRNSYTKTEDGKRIIALDDDTIKILNDWRSRQTEIGLGKERDFVFSYDGLPMIKSTISRIIERYSKLAGVKKIQAKGLRHSHASYLINEFNVSVLVLSQRMGHSSPEITLKHYAHMWSGADTAIADAMTGNIEIKTAERTKIKFNGNQALNKSNVRG; from the coding sequence ATGAAGAATAGAACGCAGCAAACAACGAAATACCCTGGTGTATATGTTGATGATAAAGGGAATTTCTTTTATCAATCAGAATTTGGCATTGATCGGATTACAGGAAAACGAATACGAAAAAAAGGAAGAAAAGACGTTAATGGAAAGCCCTTTTCTTCCGCGTTCGAGGCTAACAAAGAGTTAACTCGATTAAAGAGAGAATATCATAAAGTCAATAGCTACGCTAATTATAAAATGACTTACGAGCAATTTATGAATACTGTGTATATACCGTATTATCAAACAGACGTTGAAGAAAGTACCTTTTCTATTAAGCAAAGAATATTGGAAAAGGTTAGAGATAGGTTTGCTTCTATTCCTCTCCGCTCTATTTCAGTGGAGGACGTACAAAATTTTCGTACATGGTTATTAACAAGTCAAGAAAATGGGGGAGCTGGGTATGCTCAGTCCTATGCTAGTCTAATTTTTGGAGTGTTTCGCAAAAGTTTAGATAAAGCGGTAGAAATGCAATACTTGGAGCATAATGTTTCGAAAAAAGTTAAAGCAATCCCAAAAGGAAAAGCAATTGTACCATATTGGGACAAGCTAGAATTTCAAAAAGTGATAAATCAAATCTATATTGGTAATTTTTATGAACATTTAAATTTCGTTATGTTGTGGGTCTATTATATGACAGGAATTCGTGTGAATGAAGGAACAGCTTTATACTGGAATGACATTGATTTAACAAAGAAACGTATACGGGTTCATCATATGCTTATTATGAAAAACAGAACGGATTGGAAACGAAATTCATATACGAAAACAGAAGATGGAAAGAGAATAATAGCACTGGATGATGACACTATCAAAATTTTAAATGACTGGAGAAGTAGGCAAACAGAGATTGGCTTAGGTAAGGAAAGAGATTTTGTGTTTAGTTATGATGGTCTACCAATGATTAAATCAACGATATCTCGAATTATTGAGCGATATTCTAAACTTGCAGGAGTAAAAAAGATACAAGCAAAGGGATTGCGTCATTCTCATGCTTCATACCTTATTAATGAATTTAATGTATCGGTGCTCGTTTTATCTCAACGTATGGGTCATTCAAGTCCAGAGATTACTTTAAAACACTATGCTCATATGTGGAGTGGTGCTGATACTGCAATTGCTGATGCAATGACTGGAAATATTGAAATCAAAACAGCTGAACGGACAAAAATTAAATTTAATGGTAATCAAGCATTAAATAAAAGTAATGTAAGAGGGTAA